A genomic segment from Luteibacter aegosomatis encodes:
- a CDS encoding SufE family protein, which yields MTHPQEPTAAEAQAAIAEEFGFFGDWTERYQYLIDLGRQLPPFAEANKTEEHRVHGCQSMVWLVPSGDAARLHFEATSDSAIVSGLIALVLRVYSDRSAREIVDTEPAFVQEIGLAKHLSPTRSNGLAAMLARIKAYAAEVIAG from the coding sequence ATGACCCATCCGCAGGAACCCACCGCGGCGGAGGCCCAGGCGGCCATCGCCGAGGAGTTCGGCTTTTTCGGCGACTGGACCGAGCGTTACCAGTACCTGATCGACCTCGGTCGCCAGCTGCCGCCGTTCGCCGAGGCGAACAAGACCGAGGAGCACCGCGTGCACGGTTGCCAATCGATGGTATGGCTGGTGCCGTCGGGCGACGCCGCGCGGCTGCATTTCGAGGCGACCAGCGACTCGGCCATCGTATCGGGGCTCATCGCGCTGGTATTGCGCGTGTACTCCGATCGCTCCGCCCGGGAGATCGTCGACACCGAGCCGGCCTTCGTGCAGGAGATCGGGCTGGCCAAGCACCTGTCGCCCACCCGGTCCAACGGGCTGGCGGCGATGCTGGCGCGGATCAAGGCGTATGCGGCTGAGGTTATAGCCGGGTAG